A part of Melittangium boletus DSM 14713 genomic DNA contains:
- a CDS encoding NmrA/HSCARG family protein produces MNQLLTVLVTGATGQQGGAVTRLLLKRGHHVLALTRDSLSVEARELRKLGAELVQGDFDDPDSLERAMSGVDTVFAMATPMGEEGLEGEVRHGRHLVDAAKFSRVRHFVYSSVAGAEQATGVPHFETKHVVEQHLRAGALPYTILAPVFFMENFLGPLFAQRMHEGVLALPLPPHRGLQMVALADLAAMCVRVMESDEEFIGRRIEVASDEVTGEQAAALISYVGEHKIRYEQVPLEAVRSRSEDLARMYDWLAREGYHVPIPLLRQDYPEVGWHTFEDWARTQDWRALLGTTWRGTVAAEPSLT; encoded by the coding sequence ATGAACCAACTGCTCACGGTGTTGGTGACCGGCGCCACCGGTCAACAGGGAGGGGCGGTGACGCGTCTCCTTCTCAAGCGGGGCCATCACGTGCTCGCGCTCACCCGCGACTCCCTATCCGTGGAGGCCCGGGAGTTGCGGAAGCTGGGCGCGGAGCTGGTACAGGGGGACTTCGATGACCCCGACAGCCTGGAGCGGGCCATGTCCGGGGTGGACACGGTGTTCGCCATGGCCACGCCCATGGGCGAGGAGGGCCTGGAGGGAGAGGTCCGCCACGGCCGCCACCTGGTGGACGCGGCGAAGTTCTCCCGCGTGCGCCACTTCGTCTACTCGTCGGTGGCGGGCGCGGAGCAGGCCACGGGCGTGCCGCACTTCGAGACGAAACACGTGGTGGAGCAACACCTGCGCGCGGGCGCCCTGCCCTACACCATCCTGGCTCCCGTCTTCTTCATGGAGAACTTCCTCGGTCCGCTCTTCGCCCAGCGGATGCACGAGGGCGTGTTGGCCCTGCCGCTGCCCCCCCACCGGGGACTGCAGATGGTGGCCCTGGCGGACCTGGCCGCCATGTGCGTCCGGGTGATGGAGAGCGACGAGGAGTTCATCGGCCGGCGCATCGAGGTCGCCTCGGACGAGGTGACGGGCGAGCAGGCCGCGGCGCTCATCTCCTACGTGGGCGAGCACAAGATCCGCTACGAGCAGGTGCCCCTGGAGGCGGTGCGCTCGCGCAGCGAGGACCTCGCCCGCATGTATGACTGGCTCGCGCGCGAGGGCTATCACGTCCCCATTCCCCTGCTCAGGCAGGATTACCCCGAGGTGGGCTGGCACACCTTCGAGGATTGGGCGCGCACCCAGGACTGGCGCGCGCTGCTGGGCACCACGTGGCGAGGCACCGTCGCGGCCGAGCCCTCGCTCACCTGA
- a CDS encoding YgaP-like transmembrane domain — protein sequence MASRTGRWTRILAGASLVVGGLARGSGAGRLIALVGLVPLVGGTLDFCLMGPFFGLPLKGEAIRRKVGRIGEDSLLPHPPLFMERPALLH from the coding sequence ATGGCTTCGAGGACGGGGCGCTGGACGCGGATACTGGCCGGTGCCTCGCTGGTGGTGGGAGGGCTCGCCCGGGGCTCCGGGGCGGGCCGGTTGATCGCGCTGGTGGGTCTGGTGCCGCTCGTGGGGGGGACCCTGGACTTCTGTCTGATGGGACCCTTCTTCGGCCTGCCCCTCAAGGGAGAGGCCATCCGCCGCAAGGTGGGCCGCATTGGCGAGGACTCGCTGCTGCCCCACCCGCCGCTGTTCATGGAGCGCCCCGCGCTGCTGCACTAG